Proteins found in one Primulina eburnea isolate SZY01 chromosome 16, ASM2296580v1, whole genome shotgun sequence genomic segment:
- the LOC140816177 gene encoding WEB family protein At3g02930, chloroplastic-like has protein sequence MSTKSKSAASETPNTKATPVASRLNKSSAGVAKSGTDSATRRLSVDRSPASVASKTTLGRRSPKLSTSSDNKAIQVSKPSEVQVEYDLAKEDLQKTKEKLLIVESEKAKALDELKEALKLAEEANEKLSEALAAQKLAEENSEIEKFRTIEMEQAGIEAAQKKEEEFLRDLEEVRNLHAMEATALQSVTEELHKVKEELGKTGDAKNLALSHAEEATKLAELHAEKVEALSAEIAHLRNTHALRAEEEANEKNKYVSELKLEIDSLRQELERAKIFEVELAEKEANLEQLNVDLEAAKMAENYTHSLLQELHERVGELVTQADQAKRLERSASESLESVIKQLEGSNNSLHNAESEISSLKEKVVLLETSIVRQKGDLEESRHLVELAKEEASEMVKRVESLISELESAKEEKIQALNNEQVSASSIQTLLEEKNDLINALENSKNEEEKSKKALESLTSALHEVSLEARAAKEKLLSIQSVNDDYEIQIQDLNLVLKETNQRHASMLSDAKQEIDGHENAIKQSKHDLHNLMVEWEQKELNLINSVKKSDEECSSLKNEISRLFNLLKIAEEEACDVKDEGDRWKKSYKEAESELISLKEVISKAEAESMGLKTSLTDRENELQDICHKNEELQDREAASLKKMEELSKLLEEALAKKQEEEHCKLTDTEKDYDMLPKVVECSELNGSGEMKPKVEIKSQQNEQPVKEKLREVTDFRDNEPVKRDFEFDTSNGKLKNSNIKEKANNEPAEVDHKMWESCKIEAKDLPPEEEADQESFEDELESRTESGDGDEQMNGLSSAENLDSGESSPSKQQLSKKKKGLVSKFGSLLKKKGTAKQK, from the exons ATGTCTACCAAGTCCAA ATCTGCTGCATCCGAAACTCCCAATACTAAAGCAACACCTGTAGCCTCTCGTCTCAACAAATCGAGCGCAGGAGTGGCTAAGTCGGGCACTGACTCGGCTACTCGGCGCCTTTCGGTTGATCGGTCTCCGGCGTCTGTTGCATCAAAGACTACACTGGGTCGGCGGTCTCCTAAACTCAGTACCAGTTCTGAT AATAAGGCGATCCAGGTTTCGAAACCATCAGAAGTTCAGGTGGAGTATGACTTAGCTAAAGAAGATCTGCAGAAGACTAAAGAGAAGTTGTTAATTGTTGAGAGTGAAAAGGCAAAAGCTCTTGATGAATTGAAAGAAGCTCTGAAGTTGGCCGAGGAAGCAAATGAGAAGCTCAGTGAGGCTTTGGCGGCTCAAAAGCTGGCAGAAGAAAATTCCGAGATCGAAAAGTTTCGAACAATTGAGATGGAGCAAGCAGGAATTGAAGCGGCTCAGAAAAAGGAAGAAGAATTCCTCAGAGATCTCGAAGAAGTTAGAAACTTACATGCCATGGAGGCCACTGCCCTTCAATCCGTCACTGAAGAACTCCATAAAGTGAAAGAAGAACTTGGTAAAACGGGAGATGCAAAGAATTTGGCGCTTAGCCATGCTGAAGAGGCGACAAAATTAGCAGAGTTGCATGCTGAAAAAGTTGAAGCTCTATCTGCCGAAATAGCCCATTTGAGAAATACGCATGCTTTGAGAGCCGAAGAGGAGGCTAAtgagaaaaataaatatgtGTCGGAATTGAAATTAGAGATAGACTCTCTGAGACAAGAACTTGAGAGGGCGAAAATTTTTGAGGTGGAGTTAGCAGAAAAAGAAGCTAACTTAGAGCAACTCAATGTTGATCTGGAAGCTGCGAAAATGGCTGAAAATTATACACATAGTTTACTGCAGGAGTTGCATGAGAGGGTCGGGGAACTAGTTACTCAAGCTGATCAAGCAAAGAGACTGGAGAGATCTGCATCAGAATCCCTGGAATCTGTCATTAAACAATTAGAAGGAAGTAACAACTCACTGCACAATGCAGAGTCTGAGATCTCATCGCTCAAGGAGAAGGTGGTGTTGCTAGAAACCTCGATTGTACGTCAGAAGGGGGATCTTGAAGAATCGAGACACCTCGTTGAACTAGCAAAAGAAGAAGCTTCTGAAATGGTGAAAAGGGTCGAATCTCTTATCTCTGAGCTTGAGTCAGCGAAAGAAGAGAAAATTCAGGCATTAAACAATGAGCAGGTCTCTGCTTCCAGTATACAAACTTTATTGGAAGAAAAAAATGATCTAATAAATGCGTTGGAAAATTCTAAAAATGAAGAAGAGAAAAGCAAGAAGGCCTTGGAAAGTTTAACGTCCGCCTTACATGAAGTTTCTTTAGAAGCAAGAGCTGCCAAAGAAAAGCTATTGTCTATACAATCTGTGAATGACGACTATGAAATTCAAATACAAGATCTGAATTTGGTTCTGAAAGAAACAAATCAGAGGCATGCAAGCATGCTTAGTGATGCCAAACAAGAGATTGATGGTCATGAAAATGCAATCAAACAGTCAAAGCATGATCTCCATAATTTGATGGTCGAGTGGGAGCAAAAGGAACTTAATTTGATAAACAGTGTGAAGAAATCTGACGAAGAGTGCTCTTCTTTGAAAAATGAAATAAGCAGGctgtttaatttgttaaaaattgCTGAAGAAGAAGCTTGTGATGTGAAGGACGAAGGGGATCGATGGAAAAAATCTTACAAGGAAGCTGAATCAGAGTTGATTTCTTTAAAGGAAGTCATAAGCAAAGCAGAAGCTGAGAGCATGGGATTGAAAACGAGTTTGACCGACCGGGAAAACGAGTTGCAGGATATTTGCCACAAGAATGAGGAGCTGCAGGATAGAGAAGCCGCTTCTCTGAAAAAGATGGAGGAATTATCCAAGTTGCTTGAAGAAGCTTTGGCTAAGAAGCAAGAAGAGGAACACTGTAAGCTGACTGATACTGAAAAAGATTACGACATGCTTCCTAAAGTTGTGGAGTGTTCTGAACTAAATGGCTCAGGAGAAATGAAGCCTAAGGTGGAGATCAAATCTCAACAAAATGAGCAACCCGTGAAGGAGAAGCTACGTGAAGTTACTGACTTTAGGGACAATGAACCTGTTAAAAGAGATTTTGAATTTGACACCTCGAATGGGAAATTGAAAAATTCCAACATCAAAGAAAAGGCAAACAATGAGCCTGCCGAAGTTGATCACAAGATGTGGGAAAGCTGCAAGATCGAGGCGAAAGACTTGCCTCcagaagaagaggctgaccaggaATCTTTCGAGGACGAGCTGGAGTCGAGAACTGAGAGTGGTGATGGCGATGAACAGATGAATGGGTTGTCCTCGGCAGAGAATCTTGACAGTGGTGAAAGCTCGCCATCGAAGCAGCAGCTTAGCAAGAAGAAGAAAGGTTTGGTTAGCAAGTTCGGAAGCCTGCTGAAGAAAAAGGGTACTGCCAAACAGAAGTAA
- the LOC140817403 gene encoding LOW QUALITY PROTEIN: inositol-tetrakisphosphate 1-kinase 1 (The sequence of the model RefSeq protein was modified relative to this genomic sequence to represent the inferred CDS: deleted 1 base in 1 codon) → MSSEKDVKRYRVGYALAPKKVQSFIQPSLVHTAEQVGIDLVHIHLDKSLIDQGPFDCLIHKLSGPEWTRQLLEFHRKTPNVIIIDSPDAIERVHSRISMLQVVQELSISHKISLGIPKQVFVESHESVFDCVKSEGMNFPVIAKPFVADGSAASHQMWLVFRETGLKELKLNTSFVLQEFVNHGGVIFKVYVAGKHVTCVKRGSLPDIEINKVCKSENLLPFSQISNLTAHAPSDESVTRLIEATEMPPSSFLNEVATGLRQALRLNLFNFDMIRDSRTDDRYLVIDVNYFPGYAKMPDYEKILTDFFLDLLEPKVSDSCESS, encoded by the exons ATGTCTTCCGAAAAAGATGTTAAAAGATACCGCGTAGGATATGCCCTCGCACCCAAGAAAGTGCAGAGCTTCATTCAACCCTCCCTTGTTCACACTGCTGAGCAAGTAGGAATTGACCTAGTTCACATCCACCTCGATAAATCTTTGATTGACCAGGGCCCATTTGATTGTCTCATCCACAAGTTATCTGGCCCCGAATGGACCCGTCAACTCCTAGAATTTCAT CGCAAAACCCCCAATGTCATCATCATTGATTCTCCTGATGCGATCGAGCGGGTCCACAGTCGGATTTCCATGCTTCAAGTCGTACAAGAGCTGAGTATAAGTCATAAAATCTCACTGGGGATTCCCAAGCAGGTGTTTGTGGAAAGTCATGAATCGGTATTTGATTGTGTTAAATCAGAAGGCATGAACTTCCCAGTGATAGCAAAGCCTTTTGTGGCAGATGGAAGCGCTGCCTCGCATCAAATGTGGCTAGTTTTTCGAGAAACGGGTTTGAAGGAGTTGAAGTTAAACACCTCATTTGTGTTACAGGAGTTTGTGAACCATGGAGGGGTGATTTTCAAAGTTTATGTGGCTGGCAAGCACGTGACTTGTGTGAAACGAGGTTCCTTGCCGGATATTGAGATAAATAAAGTGTGTAAGTCGGAAAATTTATTGCCATTTTCACAAATATCGAATTTGACAGCTCATGCTCCAAGTGATGAAAGTGTGACAAGGCTAATTGAAGCAACTGAAATGCCTCCATCTAGTTTTCTGAATGAAGTGGCTACTGGTTTGAGGCAAGCTCTGAGATTGAATCTTTTTAACTTTGATATGATAAGGGACAGTAGGACTGATGACCGTTATCTCGTAATCGATGTGAATTACTTTCCGGGATACGCAAAGATGCCAGATTATGAGAAAATTTTGACTGATTTTTTTCTTGACCTTTTGGAACCAAAGGTAAGTGATAGCTGCGAATCGTCCTAG